In Haliaeetus albicilla chromosome 22, bHalAlb1.1, whole genome shotgun sequence, the genomic window CGCAGGGGTGAGATGTCCGTCTGTCTGACCCACACCTTCCTCCTCGGCAGCAATCCCGCCTGGGGTCTTCGGGACACGGCACTGCTGCGGCAGCTGGCCGAGGCCAACGGGCTGCGTCTGGAGAGGATGGTAGGTgctggggtctggggggggatGGTTACCCCACTGGTGGGGACCCCCCCGACCCCCAGTTCTGTGCTTCCAGGTGGACATGCCAGCCAACAACAAGAGTCTCATCTTCCGCAAGCAGTAACCACCTCCCAGCacggctgccccccccccccattagtGCCTCCTCGAGGGGTCACACTGTCCCCGTGAGGGtgccagctggggctgggcttgGCTGGTGGgctgggacagggcaggggggtgtctgtcccccccagcccctttgGGGCTCCCTTTGTGATCGGGTGCCCCAGCCTGGCCCAGAGAAGCCACCGCACCTGTCATTGGGGGCAtagaattggggggggggggcacagcacCCCCGGGCATGGGAGAGACTTCTTGCTTGGTGCCAGTTTCCCTGGAGGATGCTGTGCCAATGGTGGGGGGGACCCATCTcccttccccccctgccccgggactgtgctgctgctctccccaaTAAACTCCGGGGCTTTGCCCCCGCCTCCCCCAACAGCTCCCTGATGCTTTCAGCACTGAcgctgggggaggggggcatCCCCAGTCCCCTCCACAGCACCAATGGGCCGGTCAGATCCTGCACCAGGAGCACCCAGGGGTGCTACACTGGGCCTGGAGGCTTCGGTGCGGTGGGAAGGTTTTTATGGGTGAGGGGGATCCTGGCAGACCTCCCACCCCTCTGCAACCCAACCCAGTCCTTtattgctgctggctgggctggggggtacacggggaggcggggggggcatGCGGCAGATAAATTACAGAGGAGGtgagagctgggctgggggtcagcttggggttggggggggactACACAATAGGGGTAACCCCTAGATACATGCACTGGTGTGGgggttcccccaggctgcccCCCCCCATGGTGGGTCTGTGGCCTCCCCCCCCCACGTCATCACATCCCGGCTCTCCCCTAGTCCTGGAAGCGGTTCAGGAGGTCGCAGGTTTTCTTCTCCATCAGCTCGTAGATCTTCTTCACCCGCTTGTCGTTGGCCGCCCGGACGTAGCTGCTGGGGTCCAGCGTGGCCATGCCGTCGTGCACCTCGCCCATGATGATGAGCGGCCCGTCCTCTGCCGTCATGTTAGGGCAGGGGCAGCTCCAGTCCATGTCGGTCAAGGTCACCTCCAGGTACTTGATATTGAAGAACTTGAGGCCCATCTTCTCATCCTTGAGGACGTCCTCGAGGGCGAAGCGGGCGATGCCGGAGTCCTGGTCCTCCACGATCTCCATCAGCCGCCCCACGATGGCGAAGTCGCTGCGGCAGAGGCTCAGCACCATCTTGCTCTTCAGGCGGCAAGCCTTGCACTGCAGGCTCTTGGGGAAAGGGCAGACGTCCTCGCAGGTCTCCTTGCTCTCAAAGTTGTTGGTGTTGCCCTCGCAGCCGCCGTAGACGAAGGAGTGGCACTGCTTCAGCAGGTGGTTGTACGCCCAGCGGGGCTCCCAGTTCTGGCAGGGACCCTGCACCATGGGCAGCAGGCAGGTAGGGCGGGCGCTGCCCAAGCAGGCAGCCCGGCACTCCTCGTAGGTCTCAAAATGGTTCCTGttggccccgcagcccccgtaGCGGAAGGtcaggcaggagccctgcttgGCGTCGAAGTGCCAGCGCACCTCCAGGGCCTCGCACCGCCGCCGGTCCGGCTCCTTCAGGCACTCGGCgctggggaagggctgggggctgccggCCCGCGGGGTCCCCCCCGGCTCCCGCCTGACCACCGACAGCGGGAAGTCGGCGCGGAGCAGCCCGGCGGCGTTCCGGGCCGTGCAGGTGTAGATGCCGGCGTCCTCGTGGCGGGCGTTGTAGATGACCAGCTGGCCGATGTTGGTGACCACCACGTTGCCGTACATCTGGTCCGGCCGCATGATGAAGTTCTCCTCCCGCTCGCTCTGCTTCTCCCAGGTGATGTCCGGCCGCGGGCGCCCGCTGACGTCGCAGCGGAAGCTGACGGTGCCGCCGGCGCGCACCGACTGGTGGAAGGGGTTGCTGTAGAGGGCCGGGGGCACCGGCACCTCGGGGCCAGCTCCCGGCGTGGGGCGCGCCGTCGTCTCCTGCGGCACGGGGCTGGTGTCGGGCCAGGTGAAGATGTGCTTGCAGGGGACGGTGGTGAGGCGGGTGCCACGCAGGCACGCCTCGGCGTCCATGTAGCACTTGTTGTAGTAGGTGAGGCCGTCGGAGGCGCAGGTGAAGTTGGGCTCCTTCTCGCAGCGGTCCTTGCACTTGCAGACGGGCTGCCCGTCCCAGATGTCGCAGTCGGAGCCCTGCTGCGCGCACACGAAGCTCTCGCACGAGGCCGCCGGCGCCAGCGCCAGCGCCGGCAGGCTGCCGTCGGCGAAACGGGCAGCCACGCAGCTCCTCAGCCCGCACACGTTGGTGCAGCATTTCTCAAAGCCTTCGCAGTCCTggccggggaggggagaggagattgggggggggaacacgGACGTGAAGGTCACTGCCGTGCCGTGGCTGTGGGTGCTGCTCCCACCTGCTGTGGGGCTTTCGGGTGAGCAGGTTTCCCCCGCGCAGCCCTGTGCTCCCTCAGCATCGCTGGGCTCTGGGTAAGAGCCAGACCTCCCTGGCACGGCTGCGCTGGCCGCAGTCTGCCCTCAGcgagccccccgccccccccgatCCCCCCAGGATGCTTAGGGGTGCACTGCAGTGATGACACCCCCTTCTGCCCCTGGCAGACAGCGTCTCGCCCCTCTCAGCTTTTGCTGGCTGAGGGGAGGCAGAACTCATTACACAGATGAATTGCAAAGGAGTCTCCCCCTGGGTCCAGGCAGCCCTAACTGGGGCGGAGGTGCTGGTGCCCCCGCTCACCGCTGTGGAGCCCGGAGCTGGGGCTCTCTGGGACGGGCAGCCCAGTCCGTGGGTGGGCTCCATGGGAagagagctggggaggggggtccGGGGGAGGCTGTCCACTGCCTGATGGGGGTCCCTGTCCCAGCACACGCATTCCCCTCATCCCAGCCCCTTGCCTGGGTGGGAGCATCCTGGGGGTACATGGAGGGGGTGTCCTAGCCACggggaggggacatggggggagcAGCAAGCAGTTTCATTGCCTACTGGGGGGGGCCAGGGAGCGGCCCCCGGGGCACCCCTCATGCCAGTTGACAGCAGGGGCTCGAGGGGGCAAAGTTGCAGCCGGGCTGAGCCTGTTGCACCAAAACAACTGAACCGGCTGTGCCACCGGGCACAGGACCCCAAAGGGTCTCCGTCGGGGACCTGGAGATgccccccccagagccccatCCCCACAcgtccccactcccccccccccactcaccTGGTCGGCCTGGCACTCCCGCTCGCAGGTGCTCTGGGCATCCACCCACAGGTTGGGGTTCAGCTGGTTGGGACAGACCCCCAGGTGCCGCATCCTGCCCGGCTGCAGGCTcagcccggccgccgccgccgccgccagcaaaggcaggaggagcGCGACGCCCAGGGGACCACGCTGCCGCCCACCCGCTCGCCGGCCCCGGCTCGGGCGGCCGAAATTCCCGCGAGGAGGCATCTGGCCACCCCACGCCGCCGGCCTGGCTCGCTGGCGAGGCCTTGGGATAAATCCCATTCAGGATGGAGGGGACGAGGGAGAaggcgggcgggcaggggggacaaagaggaggaggaggaggaggagaggaccAAACCTCTGCCCTTCAGCACGCCCAGCGCCAGCCGGACCACGGGCGATGCTGCCCGCCACCTCCATCCATCGCCGTCGCTCGGCTCTCGGGGCGCCGGGGACACGGTGGCAGCGGCGTCCCTCGGCAAGAGGGGCTCAGTCCATCGCCGGTTCCCCGCCGGCACGGCGAGCGGGGCGAGTGGGGTGGAAGGGGAGGACGGGAAGGTTGTAATCTGAatcccctcccttcccactgATGTTTCTGGGTGTTTGGAATGGGAAAGGCGCTGACCTCAGCCTCTAACCCCGGCGAGCCCAGCGATCGGCTGGGCAaacacggggcgggggggagatcAAAGGCAGAATGCAGAAAGTCTCCAAAGAGGGAGAgtgaaggggagggggggggggcggacacAAAAAAACCCGCCCAGCCCACGGAGCTGAATTCCTGCAGAATGAGAAAACAGCCAGAGCCTGCGGTCCACTCGGACAGGGCCACCGGCGGGGAGACGCACGGAGCCCACGCTGAGGGGCTGCCGGGGACCGGGCTGGCCTGGGAGCCCCTCACCCCGCACCTCGCCTCTTCGCGCCCACTGGCACCACGGGCAAAGGCAGCCAGGCTGGACACGCGCCAGGGTGCCGTCACCAGCATGCGTCCACCCTGGTCATCCTCGCTCGCCAGCCAGCATCCCACGAGTGCCGCACAGCGCTGCCCGGCACAGGACCCCCCGGCTCGCCTGGCAGGGTGGGTGCCCACCCAGCCCCCCTGGAGGGGCTCTCCCAGCCCGGCGGTggctcccagccctccctccccgctgATTTACAGCCTGGCTGTCTTtttctgagctggaaggcagcgCCTGGCCGTGCCAGACCCCAGCGGGAGGGCTCCGGCACGCTGTGCCTGGGCTTCAATCCTGCCACTGCCTCCCTGAGCACGTCCCGCAGCCGGCCCTAagctggcaggagctgggccTGGCTCCCGGGCCAGATTTCCTTAATCCCCAGTGGAGACTGACCTGCAGCAGGAACATTTCATGGCATTTTGGGAGCATTAACTCTTCCGGCACTGGCGAGAGCCGTGACCCACTCAGCGCCCAAGGCGGGGGGtctgcagctcctgggaagCAGCAAATTCACCCAAGGGTGGTTTTGCCCCGGTGGGGGCAGCTCAGCACCTCCGGCCTcccctctgcagggctgcaaaCTGGGGGGGTGCAAGTGGTGAAGGGGGCAATGGACATTTTTGGGAGGGAACCCATCCCACACACGCCCCAGAGGTGTTTTTGCATGTAATGGTTTGGTGCGCCCCAGTCTGCGACTCCTGAGGGGAAGCCCTGTTGCACTGGACCAGgcgttttgggggggggggggggttcctcAACACCCGCCACGCTGGCGCGAGTAGGACACAGCCCCAGTGCCCCGGCACGCTAACCTCCAGCTGGTGCCGCTGACACAGCACCGCGACCTGCAACCGCTGGCGCTTCCCTGCCCAAGCAGCCGCCGGGGCCAGCAAACGGCTGCGCTGCCGGTGGCTCCGTGCTGCCCACGGCGCTGCTGCGGCTCCCCGGGGGCCTGAAATCCCAAATCACGGTCAGGTCTGACATCAGCTTGCCGTGACCATGTGTGGAGAGCTGGAGCATGTCCCATGGCCGTGCCCAAGGTCCCCGGTTTCACGGCCAAGCAGCTGCCCAAGGGTCTGGCTGGCCCTGGACGTGGAGGGGAGGTTATGCTGCCCCGGGACACTCACGGGGAGGTTGATGAGGTGTTTTGCAAACAGGGAATTGCATCAGGACGGCTTGGCCTGGGAGATGCCAGGGCCCGTACCCTGCCTGTCCCAGCAGCCTGGAGCCCCCCGGATCCACCCAGCCGACCCCAGACATcggctgcctgcagcagcgTTAGGCATGGAGATCCCCAACACCCAAACGCTCCTCGCTCCTGCTGGGAGGCAGCGTGGCAGGCTGTCATGGCACCTCGCTCCCCAAGGATGCAGTCTGGGGGCATAGAGCCACTTCAGTGTGCCCCAGGGTCCTTCCAAGGGTGCTGGTGCAGGAGGGGGGGAGAATATCTGGAGTCCAGCTTTCACCCATCCCCACACCGGGGTCCATGTGGTCACAGCAACATGGTCTAAGAAGACGCCGGTGCTGGGATTTGGGTTGACTCCTGCCCCAGTGGCCCCTCTCTAGAGCCAGAGAAGCAGTCCCTGAGGGGTGGCCCATGTGTCACACCAGACCCCGAGATACCTCATCCCCACGTCACCGGGATCAAAAGCGGTGAGGCCGGGACAAGCGCCTGCCGGGAACTTTTGCCTCAGCAGTGCGAGGCCAGCCAGAGGGATGCTGGATGCCGTGTGGTTGGAAATGCAGCTCCCAACGACTTGACACCCTCACCCATGCCTGGGCACCCCTGCCCGGCCTCTTCTAGTG contains:
- the WFIKKN1 gene encoding WAP, Kazal, immunoglobulin, Kunitz and NTR domain-containing protein 1 isoform X1, giving the protein MGFIPRPRQRARPAAWGGQMPPRGNFGRPSRGRRAGGRQRGPLGVALLLPLLAAAAAAGLSLQPGRMRHLGVCPNQLNPNLWVDAQSTCERECQADQDCEGFEKCCTNVCGLRSCVAARFADGSLPALALAPAASCESFVCAQQGSDCDIWDGQPVCKCKDRCEKEPNFTCASDGLTYYNKCYMDAEACLRGTRLTTVPCKHIFTWPDTSPVPQETTARPTPGAGPEVPVPPALYSNPFHQSVRAGGTVSFRCDVSGRPRPDITWEKQSEREENFIMRPDQMYGNVVVTNIGQLVIYNARHEDAGIYTCTARNAAGLLRADFPLSVVRREPGGTPRAGSPQPFPSAECLKEPDRRRCEALEVRWHFDAKQGSCLTFRYGGCGANRNHFETYEECRAACLGSARPTCLLPMVQGPCQNWEPRWAYNHLLKQCHSFVYGGCEGNTNNFESKETCEDVCPFPKSLQCKACRLKSKMVLSLCRSDFAIVGRLMEIVEDQDSGIARFALEDVLKDEKMGLKFFNIKYLEVTLTDMDWSCPCPNMTAEDGPLIIMGEVHDGMATLDPSSYVRAANDKRVKKIYELMEKKTCDLLNRFQD
- the WFIKKN1 gene encoding WAP, Kazal, immunoglobulin, Kunitz and NTR domain-containing protein 1 isoform X2, which codes for MEVAGSIARGPAGAGRAEGQRPRQRARPAAWGGQMPPRGNFGRPSRGRRAGGRQRGPLGVALLLPLLAAAAAAGLSLQPGRMRHLGVCPNQLNPNLWVDAQSTCERECQADQDCEGFEKCCTNVCGLRSCVAARFADGSLPALALAPAASCESFVCAQQGSDCDIWDGQPVCKCKDRCEKEPNFTCASDGLTYYNKCYMDAEACLRGTRLTTVPCKHIFTWPDTSPVPQETTARPTPGAGPEVPVPPALYSNPFHQSVRAGGTVSFRCDVSGRPRPDITWEKQSEREENFIMRPDQMYGNVVVTNIGQLVIYNARHEDAGIYTCTARNAAGLLRADFPLSVVRREPGGTPRAGSPQPFPSAECLKEPDRRRCEALEVRWHFDAKQGSCLTFRYGGCGANRNHFETYEECRAACLGSARPTCLLPMVQGPCQNWEPRWAYNHLLKQCHSFVYGGCEGNTNNFESKETCEDVCPFPKSLQCKACRLKSKMVLSLCRSDFAIVGRLMEIVEDQDSGIARFALEDVLKDEKMGLKFFNIKYLEVTLTDMDWSCPCPNMTAEDGPLIIMGEVHDGMATLDPSSYVRAANDKRVKKIYELMEKKTCDLLNRFQD